The nucleotide sequence TTGTTCGAAGACGACGGCAACCGTGATCGCTATTTCAAGCGGACCGGTCGCGAATTGGTGGTGCCGACAACGTGGGACGATTTTCACCAAGTCGCACGTTTTCTGACCGATCCAAAGCGGAATCAATACGGAACCGTGGTGGCGGGATTTCCCGATGGTCACAACACGGTGTTTGATTTCGCACTGCATGTTTGGACACGCGGCGGTGAACTGGTGGATCCCGCGACCAACCGAGTGGTCGTGGATTCGCCGGCGGCCCATCGTGGAATGCGTTTCTATCGCGAACTGTTGCAGGATACGACCGCGATTCATCCCGATTGCCGGGAACTTGATTCGGTGAAATCGGGGCTGGCGTTCGCACGGGGCGAAGTCGCGATGATGGTGAATTGGTTCGGGTTCGCGTCGATGAGCGAAGTCGTGGATGAAAGCGTGGTCAAAGGAAAGGTCGACTTGGCCCCGATCCCACATGATCGCGATGGTTCGTCGGCGTCATTGAACTGTTACTGGCTGCACACGATCGGATCGGGGGCACCGCATGCATCGGTTGCCTATGAATTCATTCGGTTCATGGCCAGCCGTGAAAACGACAAACGCTTGACGTTGAATGGTGGAACGGGTTGTCGCAAGAGCACTTGGTGGGATGCCGACGTGAATTGCGAAGTCCCGTATTACCATCGCTTGAAATCGCTGCATGAATTCGCCCGCACGTTGCCGCGACTGGCCAACTGGTCGCAATTGGCTGGCGTCATTGATGACTTGGTCTTGGAAACCATGGATTCGGACAAGCCGGTGGAACAAATCACTGCAGCAGCACAGTCTCGCATCGATGAAATTCAAGGATCCTGATGATGGACATTCAATACAAACCTGAACTGCCCGAAAGCGGTCGTCCGATCATCATTCTTGGCGCCGGCGGGATTGTCAAAGATGCGCATTTGCCCGCGTATCGGCAAGCCGGTTTTCAAGTACACGGCATCTACAATCGAACCATCGCGAAGGCACAAGACTTGGCGGATCAATACGGGATTCCCAACGTTTACGCATCAGTGCAACAAGCGGTCGCCGACGCGCCGGAATCGGTCGTCTGGGATTTGGCTTTGATGCCGCCACAGTTCGTCGACGTTTTGGATCAGTTGCCCGATGGTTCACACGTG is from Crateriforma conspicua and encodes:
- a CDS encoding extracellular solute-binding protein, whose protein sequence is MTVERQNVLRVAVRRFEPFERSIDQMWSAFCESTGCTLRIEAVPLDLHPLYEATLGCGGLKSGDWDIAQMTTDWIAEAQAAGALEDLRPMIEANPPEDFPGGWSPSMLGFQDFGGCIVGLPFHDGPECLIYRKDLFEDDGNRDRYFKRTGRELVVPTTWDDFHQVARFLTDPKRNQYGTVVAGFPDGHNTVFDFALHVWTRGGELVDPATNRVVVDSPAAHRGMRFYRELLQDTTAIHPDCRELDSVKSGLAFARGEVAMMVNWFGFASMSEVVDESVVKGKVDLAPIPHDRDGSSASLNCYWLHTIGSGAPHASVAYEFIRFMASRENDKRLTLNGGTGCRKSTWWDADVNCEVPYYHRLKSLHEFARTLPRLANWSQLAGVIDDLVLETMDSDKPVEQITAAAQSRIDEIQGS